In Rhinolophus sinicus isolate RSC01 linkage group LG01, ASM3656204v1, whole genome shotgun sequence, the genomic stretch AGGAAAACCCAGCATGAAGCTCTATCACAAAAAACAAGGGAGCAGAGGTTCCAggtaagggagagagaaatgcctttttttttagaatttgcCACCAGTGTTAGATGCTTTCGAACACCACAGTCTCATTTAACAGAATCAAATGATTCAGGAAACTTAAGGGTGATCAGGGTTAAGGGAAAAGACTTCGGATTGGTAATTGGATTACAactgtcaatgtaagaaatgtccaaagctgtagagaatttttatgagtttatctAGGCCAAAGATGACACATgccggggagcaagatctcaaatgctctggagaatttACAAGTTGCAGCTTCTTTTaatgatacatacacacacacacacacacacacacacacacacacacacacaaggaaggAACTAAGGATTATATGGAGGTGGAGAAAAAGCAAGGCCGGGATTAGATTACAGGATAACAAGATTCTGTGCTCCCTTGAGAATGGTTCaacttatttcaaaggtgtgttaacatAGATGCACAGAAACCACGGGGCAGGGCTTGTCTAAGGCGAAGATAAaccttttagtaaagaagttatatgcctggggggTGACTACCTACCAAGACCTGCCCAGTTAGAAATtcatgatcagatcaccctgtgggGTAACTTTCCAACCTTTTTTTTGTCCATCCAATCTTCATTTAAAACTTAGTTTTTTCTTGGGGGAGGGTACAGGAGTGAAAACCAAACTGCAAGTAATTAAGAGGCACTCATGGAAGTAGCAGGGACCCCACTTACAAAGGTTTTGCTCATAGATGTTATACCTAGCTTGGTCCCTATCTTCCCCCAAAAGGTTAGCTTGGAATGCTGATCAGTCCTAAAATAAATCTATGCTTGAAGCAGGATGATTCGCCACTATAAAGACGGGGCCCCAAAACGCATTTCTCAGAGGGCCTCCCAAATTATTTTGAGGAATGGTTACATTTCTGGAATATCTTTAGAGTCTAAGAAAGTACAGATTAGTGTGTCTTTGTTCGGCTGTTTGTTAAAATCGGGTCATATAAGGTATTCCGTGATTTGGCTTCAGTCCATCCCAATGTTTTTGGGCAAAACACTGATTATGCCCGTCTCCCCCCGAAAGTAGTAGTCAGCTGGTTACATCCAGGGGCAGCTCTCGGAAGCTGAACGAGGCTGCTAACTACAGTGAAACCTACCGTTTCGGGGTTTGTCATCCTGAAGAATTAGTGGAGGAGCCAGTCAGAGTAGAGATTACTGTTCAGGAAGGTGTCTGAGCGTTACAGAGCGTGGAGTAATCAAAATTCGAGTGTTGAAGTATCACCTGCAGCGCTTGCTGGGGAAATCGGCGGGTCCCTAGGCCTCACCGCAGATGTTGATGCAGGCGGCCCCGAAAAGCAGTTATTTTAAGTGGCTGCCGGAGGCTTACCTGTAAGACGTCCTTCAAGAACACGAACTCTGACATGTGTAAGTGTGAACCAAACACGTACCGTGAAATGTCGTCTTGAGGTTGGTGCAGTGCCGACTACAGACCCGCGTCCAGGCCGCCGCGTCACCGCCCCTGCTCTCGTACGCGAGGCTCACGTGCGCCCTCCCGCGTCACGTGCCCGCGGAGCAGCCTCAGCTACGGGTCGCGGGAGGGGCCAGTCCCGGCCGTTCTCGCGTCCCTCCCGGCCGGCTGCGGGCGGCTCCGGCCGGTGTTTCACCCGGCTGCCTCCGAGCGCTCCGCCAACGGCCTCTGAGAGCGCCCCCCCGAGCGCCCCGGCAGCCGGCAGGTGGAGGCCCTCGCCGGGGACCCTCCAGCGGGCCCAGGGGTGAGTACTGGCGTCTCCCCGACCCGGGACCCGCGGCCTAGCGCGGCGGCCGTGAGCCTCCGGCTGACGGAGGGACCCGCGGCCGCACTGGCGGGTCGGTAGTGAGGCTCGGGCCGGAGTCCCGGCCCCCGGGTTTCTCGCTGTCAACCCCGGCGTTTACGCCCTGTCAGGGGCCTGCAGCGCTCTCAGTCCCCGACGAGGGACTGCAAGGGACAGCAGCACTCTGCCCTGCAAACGTTTTGCACTAAGCTCTTCACCCGTTTTAGTTCGGTGTCTTTTTGTGGATGCATTTGGGCTTTTTAGTCTAGAATATAGTTTGGGGGTTGGGAACCACTACGGGCGTCCTGAGCTTTTCTGGttgtcttccctcttctcccccccGGCCTAGGCCCTAGCATCTTTAAGTATGACCTTGAACCAGACACCTGCCGTCTTTaaaagtagttttttgtttgttggcgTTTTTACTTTGTGGAAAATACGTGTTGGAAAGGAAAGGCCTGTCGGAAGCCCAGGCATCCGCGGGAGGCCCAGGTAGGCCCAGGCTGTGAGCATCCTTGCTCGCAGGTGTCCATGCCTGGAAGTGCACCTTGGATTTCCTGCCAGGAGCTGGATGCAGCAGGAGAGATCTCGGGTTCCCAGCCTGCCCAGCCTGTGACCTTAGTCAGAAGGACGAGTCCTCCTGTAGAAAAAGGCCCGCGGCTGCGACCTACCGTGTTAGAACCAGGGGCCTTCTCTCCGGGGAGGAGAACCCATTCAGAAGTGGAAGATCAGAAAAGCTTGGGGCCCTTCTTTCCAAATATAGAACGAGTTGTATCCAGGCTTCTCCCACTGAGCGACTTTAACTGaaggatattaaaatattttctctccctagatgaaaacatttgtttctctgtcaATTTCATTAGCTAATGAGATCACAAAGGAAAAATCCTTAggaaaatgagtttggaaagaaTTAGAATCATTTAGTTGTACTTAGTAGTTTTTCCCCGTGTAATTAAATTGTGTGGGGGACCTGCTATCTTTTTGGTTTCCAAGGCTTGTGAACTGGTTTTGTTATCCTTTCCGAAAGGAAATTGTGTGTTGTATCCCTTCCTGTGCTGCCTCGTTTTAGGAATACAAAGTTTAGCTGTTACTCTCCTCCCTTCTGGTGTTCAAACTTGTTTTCTGTGGATTCATAACCTTGTTTGAAAAGttgatagtttatattttttccaagttttcagTGACttgtcttaaaaaattaaaattaatcctGGATCTCTACACCGTGATTTGCTAATACACATATTCTTAAAGTATACTTGcttgaaaagagaactgaaacaGGGTGACCCAGATAAAAACCTTGAACTTGGTCCACACAATAGGTGATTAAAGAAAACTGgacatttctttttgtaatttgagAATTATGTAAATCTTTGCAACCACAATCAATTTGAGCCAAATTGTTTctgtaacttccttttttttttttgaccccccccaccccaccccccgtggGTCCAGTGTTCTaatacagaaaatgagaaagacaagCTTGAATAATTGTGTCCTCAAATTGGGACACTTTCCATGAATGGAACGTGACTTGACTCTAGGTAGTATATGGATGAGGgttttttgtaatagtttttgttatatgtatttaaaCCATGGTTTAAGGTaaaattcccttttaaaatacatttatttaaaaagattttataagTTGGATAAGAGAAAGTATTAAGTGTAGGTAAGAATAAATGTACTGTGTGAATATGGCAAAAAACCTGAAGTTGGTAAGTTAATGATATTTGGGAACCACTGGGCTTAGAAAGTAGAGATCTCAGCTCATCTGTGATTCTGAGAGGGATTTTGTCTCCTTAGTTATGTTAACAGAATCAGTACTGGTTGCCTAGTACATTGTGATAAAACTTGGAATTAATATCTTAACTCCAGTtgagaagtttattttatttattgttgaaaGATATTACCAAAATGCCAGtctaatgagagagagaaaaattagagTTTTATCTATTTCACTTATGCAGAAACGTAGTTATTGGGACAGttcagttactttttaaatttaagtagctCAAATTGGCTGCAGGAGTATTTGGCTTTTTGCAGAAATGGTCTTTTCAGTGTCTGCCTTTATAATCTTAGTCTGTGATGCTTTACAaacttggagattttttttttttttttagaacaattttttttttttttttaactggggtatattggggaacggtgtgtttctccagggcccatcagctccaagttgttgtccttcaatccagttgtagagggcacagctcactggcccacgtgggaatcgaaccagcaactctgttgttcagagcttgctctctaaccaactgagccatccagctgcccaaaGATTCTTGTAAGAAAAGATATTGCTATAGAATGAAATGTTGAGATCCGTGGGATGTACTAGTGAAAAGTTAATAAGAAGACTGAAATGTAGTAAATGGAACATGGAGAATAGCACATTTTGGGGCGATAATGTTCTAGCAATTTGCATCccttatttattataaaacttcAATTTGTAATGTCCCAAGACTGTAATCCTTTTGAGGTATCTcttttcagttgtatttctaaatataaacttTTACTGTGGGTCAAATACACCCAAGTATAGGAAGAGTATCTTATCTAGAATGATACACAAAAGTTGATAATAGAGGTTGCATGTGGGGACCCCAGTGGTTATAGGAAAGGATTCAGTAGAgcactttattttctctgtatgttCTTACGTACTTTGTACCATGTGCACCTATTACTGATTTCgattaaatattgaatgaaattaTGAATGCAACTAAATACTAAATAgaaataactgaatgaaaatttAGCCAGTGCTAAATATACCTTCTtgatataccggggtgccaaaaacatgtatacaagtgaacactttggtcaatgttgctcaagcagtagttcgccataatcagaagtgtctagacgctgatggtaaccactttgagcacctcttgtaattgtagaagtcaaacatgacttgtattcatcttttgttatcggtgtatatttggtattacaattttaatatagttttcctttcttaaaatgtgtatacattttcttggcaccttctgtatatgtgtacgtgtgtatatatacacttatGTGTATATACGTAAGTGTTCAGATTctttaaaacagatatttttcatctggtacatttttctaaattcacATCAGAAATGATGACAGTCTTGTATTTTGTCTTGCATTAACTAATGAATGATTGTAAGGCCCTGTCTGTGAGACTAAACTTGGTGGTAAGCTTGTTAATTTCTGTATTGTAttgggtttttttaatgtgagGTTGTGCATCTTTGATGACTCTTATCATTTGAAGCATTTACAGCAATGAGTTCCTAGAATGATACCATCTAGTTTCTCAATGTAGCTCCTGTTTTTCTCCCCCAGGGACAGAAGTGGCTCTAAATCCAGCGCATGCACATTGAAACAGGTTCAAGGATTTAATATGAAGCACAGAAGCAGATAGTGCCAAATAGCAAGTAGTAGTTGGTGCACGTTTGTGagtaaacattttctcttttggcTCTATTTTCTTAGTCTTTAAACAAACTGCATGTCAGATccttaaaattcacattttggtGAAGAATGAAAGAAGTACGTTAGCAGTCATGACTAACTAGTCCCTACACGGCCTCTAGCTAAGAACTCTCCTAAGCCTCTTAGTGAGGTGGAGTTTGAGGTGTGTAATACATCTCTGACGTGGAGTTTAAGAAATATCCCAGCTACGACTTGCAGCTATACTGCCCTTAAGTTTTCATTGCTCTTGGTTTATGCATAATAGCTTTTGCTGAAAATTTAGTATGATGTGGTTTTCaaagttatttcctttttaaaaaaactttactTACACATCAAATTTTTTAGGCTACCTCAAACACATTTACTTCTGCCCTTTACATTCGCTCCCTGATTTCTTCATTTGCAGTCAAGAAAAGAAGAGGGTTTGTTACCCCTTCAGAAAATAATGAATAGAGGAATTTTATgacaaaactttttttctaatCTGACTTcacatttgtatatacatatatttgattaGCTTTTCTTTACCCCATTGGCAAAATCATAAAACATTGGCTATGCTTGAAACCATCTTTATGATGTTTGAGGTATGGAATAACTCTATTTAGAAGATTTGAAAATTAGTTACTCAGATCGAGCCCCAAGCCTTGTTGAAATCCAAAAATTTTAAGTAgatatttacttttattcatagttttcttataaaatgaattgtCGAAATActgatttctattctttcttttttacagctggAAAAGCAGTGTCCGTGTTGTTATGTACACCTCCAAAAAAGTTCAGATCTGTAGGGGAATTGTGTAAAGTAAACTGAACTACAGGGTAGcagtattttaatagctattatAGACgtgtatttactatattaaaaatgagtaaaagaaaaagcagtgaCACACCAATAGGAAGGTCAGTGACATTTTATTCAGTTGAGCTGGTATTGTAGACTTGAGAGATAGTGGCTGTAAAGCGGATTGTCACAGGCTAACCatgctcttttaatttttatcagcAAGTTGTATTTGGGGGCAACTTTCTGCTGCATTTCCCTGGAGCATGGATCCGTCTCTAATTTAAAAGGCTGCTCAATGCATCTGCACTGTCTTTCCCCTTAAAGGcatgtcattctttttaaaaatatacatgtaaatatggtagcaaatacaaattaataatgtgAGACTTTCCAATCCCTCAAAATGAATGTATACATTAAAGATTTATTAATGATATACTATATTTGGTATTCATTGTATCTCAATCATCAGATATACATTCAGCCAGAgaagttttaatttgtattttgtgaTTTTCAGGGGGTTGCAtcttttttagtaaatttaaacTTAATCTTGTTTGCCTTATAAATCTGATTTTcattaaaaggttttattttttttcatgcatGACAGcaattttgaatttcattattataaagtCCTAGCAGCTTTCCTTCAAATAATTGAttaggaaattttaatttaagttttatttcaggCATTTTTGACGTATAAGCAACATGCATGTTTATgcagagagagagcgagagagagagagagagaaagacagacagagggGAATATGTGTGTGGGCACACTTGTGTGTGGTTgtacaatcatttttaaaatttgctcctAAGCACTCTTCTCAAGGTGCAGTTTCAGCTGATAAGGGAGAAGGCATTGTGTTGAGAAAAACgttttcttcagtcttttccttttcctttgtatgtattCAGTAGTCACAAATGAGAAGTGTCCTTTTGCTCTTTCTATAAGGTATTGTCTTCTAACTTCGCTACATAGAGAAGACTGACATTCTAACAGTCAGTTACCCcgtctttaatttttttgcccACAGAGTGAGTGGGGCAGCATTTCCTTCTCCCACTGCTGCTGAGATGGCAGAAATTAGTCGAATTCAGTATGAAATGGAATACACTGAAGGTATTAGTCAGAGAATGAGGGTCCCGGAAAAATTAAAGGTTGCACCACCAAATGCTGACCTGGAACAAGAATTCCAAGAAGGCGTTCCAAATGCTAGTGTGATTATGCAGGTTCCAGAGAGGATTGTCGTAGCAGGTATTTTACCTTTAGTTATAAACTTGCCTgatatatctttgttttatatatttttaggaaaactTTTGGGTTTTTGAATAGGGGTTGGGAAATGcaactttgcattttttttcaaaatttttattcattacaaAATAGTCTGAAATCTTAAAcaatactttttaataattcaactaattgaggtataatttacatacataaagtgtaatttttaagtgtacagcttgatgagatttgacaaatgtatacacccaTGTAACCTCCCCCACTGtccagatacagaacattttcattaccccagaaGGTCCCCTGTGCCCCATCTCATTCAGTTCCTACCCCTCAATTCCAGGTAACCGTAATCTCCTTTCAATAACCAGAGACTAGATTTGTCTGTCCTagagtttcatataaatggagtgaTACAGTGTATACtctttggtctggcttcttttgcttagtgtaatgtttttgtGAGTCTTTCATATTGTTGCTTATATCAATGGTTCATTCCAtcttattactgaataatattccactgtgtggagaTACCACAGTTTGTCCATTCacctgctgatggacatttgggttgtgtccTGTTTGGAGCTATTaggaataaagttgctatgaacattaaTATACAAGTCTTTGTGaggacatatgtttttatatctctaggagtggaattggtggATCATATTATAagttatgtttaactttataaaaagctgtcaagctattttttaaattggttgtACTCTGTTACATTCTTAACAGTGATGTATGAGAATTtcagttgctccatatccttgccagcattttGTATTGTCACTCTTTTTAATAAAGTACTAGCTTTTTAAAAcctcccttttttaaatttactccCAGGAAGTAATGAAGACATTCCATTTTCAAGGCCAGCAGATCTTGACCTCATTCAGTCAACTTCCTTTAAACCTCTGGCACTAAAAACACCACCTCGTGTacttacactaagtgaaagaccACTAGATTTTCTGGATTTAGAAAGACCTCTTCCAACCCCTCAAAATGAAGAAGTAAGTAAAGTTTTAACATCAGttgaatttgaaataatataGACAAAAGCAAAAGTTAAAGAGGAGTTAGAGGCTATAAATCATATCATTAGCGATATGTAATGAAAGCTTTGCATGGATCATTGATTGCTATAAATTCTGGTTTATAGATACCACAAATAAGGTATTgtgctattgttttcttttttaattaaaatattatgttgcaagaaaaaaaaacttctgtGGAAATCATGAACTAGGTGACACACCTTAAGCAATACAGAAAAAGTTGGG encodes the following:
- the MFF gene encoding mitochondrial fission factor isoform X21, which codes for MSKRKSSDTPIGRVSGAAFPSPTAAEMAEISRIQYEMEYTEGISQRMRVPEKLKVAPPNADLEQEFQEGVPNASVIMQVPERIVVAGSNEDIPFSRPADLDLIQSTSFKPLALKTPPRVLTLSERPLDFLDLERPLPTPQNEEVRAVGRLKRERSMSENAVRQNGQLVRTDSMAYQQILDVLDENRRPVLRGGSAAASSNPHHDNIRYGIANADTTIEGTADDMTAVDAASLRRQIIKLNRRLQLLEEENKERAKREMVMYSITVAFWLLNSWLWFRR
- the MFF gene encoding mitochondrial fission factor isoform X20; protein product: MSKRKSSDTPIGRVSGAAFPSPTAAEMAEISRIQYEMEYTEGISQRMRVPEKLKVAPPNADLEQEFQEGVPNASVIMQVPERIVVAGSNEDIPFSRPADLDLIQSTSFKPLALKTPPRVLTLSERPLDFLDLERPLPTPQNEEQVRAVGRLKRERSMSENAVRQNGQLVRTDSMAYQQILDVLDENRRPVLRGGSAAASSNPHHDNIRYGIANADTTIEGTADDMTAVDAASLRRQIIKLNRRLQLLEEENKERAKREMVMYSITVAFWLLNSWLWFRR
- the MFF gene encoding mitochondrial fission factor isoform X22: MSKRKSSDTPIGRVSGAAFPSPTAAEMAEISRIQYEMEYTEGISQRMRVPEKLKVAPPNADLEQEFQEGVPNASVIMQVPERIVVAGSNEDIPFSRPADLDLIQSTSFKPLALKTPPRVLTLSERPLDFLDLERPLPTPQNEEQVRAVGRLKRERSMSENAVRQNGQLVRTDSIVRRQNEIRCERPVLRGGSAAASSNPHHDNIRYGIANADTTIEGTADDMTAVDAASLRRQIIKLNRRLQLLEEENKERAKREMVMYSITVAFWLLNSWLWFRR
- the MFF gene encoding mitochondrial fission factor isoform X26, producing MSKRKSSDTPIGRVSGAAFPSPTAAEMAEISRIQYEMEYTEGISQRMRVPEKLKVAPPNADLEQEFQEGVPNASVIMQVPERIVVAGSNEDIPFSRPADLDLIQSTSFKPLALKTPPRVLTLSERPLDFLDLERPLPTPQNEEVRAVGRLKRERSMSENAVRQNGQLVRTDSMYGIANADTTIEGTADDMTAVDAASLRRQIIKLNRRLQLLEEENKERAKREMVMYSITVAFWLLNSWLWFRR
- the MFF gene encoding mitochondrial fission factor isoform X23; protein product: MSKRKSSDTPIGRVSGAAFPSPTAAEMAEISRIQYEMEYTEGISQRMRVPEKLKVAPPNADLEQEFQEGVPNASVIMQVPERIVVAGSNEDIPFSRPADLDLIQSTSFKPLALKTPPRVLTLSERPLDFLDLERPLPTPQNEEVRAVGRLKRERSMSENAVRQNGQLVRTDSIVRRQNEIRCERPVLRGGSAAASSNPHHDNIRYGIANADTTIEGTADDMTAVDAASLRRQIIKLNRRLQLLEEENKERAKREMVMYSITVAFWLLNSWLWFRR
- the MFF gene encoding mitochondrial fission factor isoform X24, producing the protein MSKRKSSDTPIGRVSGAAFPSPTAAEMAEISRIQYEMEYTEGISQRMRVPEKLKVAPPNADLEQEFQEGVPNASVIMQVPERIVVAGSNEDIPFSRPADLDLIQSTSFKPLALKTPPRVLTLSERPLDFLDLERPLPTPQNEEVRAVGRLKRERSMSENAVRQNGQLVRTDSIPVLRGGSAAASSNPHHDNIRYGIANADTTIEGTADDMTAVDAASLRRQIIKLNRRLQLLEEENKERAKREMVMYSITVAFWLLNSWLWFRR
- the MFF gene encoding mitochondrial fission factor isoform X28, which encodes MAEISRIQYEMEYTEGISQRMRVPEKLKVAPPNADLEQEFQEGVPNASVIMQVPERIVVAGSNEDIPFSRPADLDLIQSTSFKPLALKTPPRVLTLSERPLDFLDLERPLPTPQNEEVRAVGRLKRERSMSENAVRQNGQLVRTDSMYGIANADTTIEGTADDMTAVDAASLRRQIIKLNRRLQLLEEENKERAKREMVMYSITVAFWLLNSWLWFRR